The following proteins are encoded in a genomic region of Odontesthes bonariensis isolate fOdoBon6 chromosome 19, fOdoBon6.hap1, whole genome shotgun sequence:
- the LOC142368859 gene encoding coronin-2B-like encodes MSWRSSFRCSKFRHVFGKPANKGHSYDGVPITRSVHDNHYCSANPCFLAVVTECFGGGAFLVLPVHHTGRVDPQHPRVCGHSARVLDVKWNPFDDHCIASCSEDCTVKIWDIPVCGVRQNITKARKTLIAHSRRVAIIEWHPTAEHMLLSSAYDYKVLLWDVSQAGAVIRHPVRVVLMPVHHRYPSEALLLSVTFNSDGSRLAVTSKDRRVRVLDPRAGKILQVSSNNSHKANKVLYIGGLKMLLSTGSSCWNQRQIVLWDPDDLSEPLYEEDLDGSAGVLFPFYDPDTHMLYLAGKGDGNIRYYELSSEKPYISFLTEYRSLLPQKGLGVMPKRGLDVSACEVFRFYRLIAIKDLLEPLSMIVPRKESGIFQEDLYPMTAGNQAAMTAQEWLLGITREPVLMSLKPEIQVENPYAETEKGQVRQLSSLRFQMGPATGAVMETDQDLIEQAFLEEQLAYQDAKYPGDVGDLSGWQPDETLIPLWTYCCTPHCCEPAERPPPTTESELLQAFYTQQDEIRGLREELQEKDVRIAQLELEIKNNRNNMRATF; translated from the exons ATGTCGTGGCGATCGTCTTTCCGCTGCTCCAAGTTCCGCCACGTCTTCGGGAAACCGGCCAATAAGGGGCACAGCTACGATGGGGTGCCAATCACACGCAGCGTCCATGACAACCACTACTGCTCGGCCAATCCCTGCTTCCTCGCCGTGGTGACGGAGTGCTTTGGGGGCGGGGCGTTTTTAGTCCTGCCAGTCCATCAT ACGGGCAGGGTGGACCCTCAGCACCCCAGAGTCTGCGGCCACAGCGCCAGAGTCCTGGACGTCAAGTGGAACCCGTTTGATGATCACTGCATCGCCTCGTGCTCAGAGGACTGCACC GTGAAGATCTGGGACATTCCGGTCTGCGGCGTCCGACAGAACATCACCAAAGCCAGGAAGACTCTGATCGCTCACTCCAGACGGGTGGCCATTATTGAGTGGCATCCAACAGCTGAGCACATGCTGCTTAGCTCCGCCTATGACTACAAG GTCCTCCTCTGGGATGTGTCCCAGGCAGGCGCAGTGATCAGGCATCCGGTCCGGGTGGTTCTGATGCCCGTCCACCACCGCTACCCGTCTGAGGCGCTGCTGCTGTCCGTCACCTTCAACAGCGATGGCAGCAGGCTGGCGGTCACGTCCAAAGACAGGCGGGTTCGGGTGCTGGATCCTCGAGCAGGAAAGATTTTACAG gtttccagcAACAACTCACACAAGGCCAACAAGGTTTTATACATCGGAGGGTTGAAGATGCTTCTGTCCACTGGCAGCTCGTGCTGGAACCAAAGACAGATCGTCCTCTGGGACCCC GATGACCTGTCTGAGCCTCTGTATGAGGAAGATTTGGACGGATCTGCTGGAGTTCTCTTCCCTTTTTACGacccagacacacacatgctttATCTGGCTGGAAAG gGGGACGGGAACATCCGGTACTATGAGCTGAGCTCTGAGAAACCTTACATCAGCTTCCTGACGGAGTACAGGTCCCTGCTGCCTCAGAAAGGACTCG GGGTGATGCCAAAGCGTGGCCTGGACGTGAGCGCATGTGAGGTTTTCCGTTTTTATCGACTGATCGCCATCAAAGACCTGCTCGAACCGCTGTCGATGATCGTACCGCGAAAAGAG TCTGGAATCTTCCAAGAGGATCTGTATCCGATGACAGCtggaaaccaggcggccatgaCAGCTCAGGAGTGGCTGCTCGGGATCACCAGGG AACCGGTGTTGATGTCCCTAAAGCCGGAGATTCAAGTAGAAAACCCTTATGCAGAAACGGAGAAGGGGCAGGTGAGGCAGCTGAGCTCCCTCAGGTTCCAGATGGGCCCGGCTACAGGGGCAGTGATGGAGACGGACCAGGACCTAATCGAGCAG GCCTtcctggaggagcagctggctTACCAGGATGCCAAATACCCCGGAGACGTGGGCGATCTCTCAGGGTGGCAGCCGGACGAGACGCTGATTCCTCTGTGGACGTACTGCTGCACCCCTCACTGCTGCGAGCCCGCAGAGAGACCACCGCCAACAACCGAGAGCGAG ctgCTGCAGGCGTTCTACACACAGCAAGACGAGATCAGAGGCCTGAGGGAAGAACTGCAGGAAAAAGAT GTGAGGATCGCTCAACTGGAGCTGGAGATCAAGAACAACAGGAACAACATGAGGGCGACTTTTTGA